A window from Candidatus Nitrospira neomarina encodes these proteins:
- a CDS encoding class I SAM-dependent methyltransferase — MNLEKVERVYSAYASVYDHTFGKVFQQSRESAVRGLPIEPGHRVLEVGVGTGEALPLYPSCCEVLGIDLSDGMLEHARRRVQEHRLNHVTLKRMDAGKMDLPDNHYDIVMAAYVVTAVPDYRSVVDEMIRVCKPGGRIIMLNHFSNGNKVIAAVEKWISPLCKHIGFRTDLALHTVLEGTCLMVVNKKKVNPLRFWHLVECVNKKNGQQALFANGFALNGHS; from the coding sequence ATGAATCTTGAGAAAGTTGAGCGTGTATACAGTGCGTACGCATCTGTTTATGACCACACCTTTGGTAAAGTATTTCAGCAATCGCGCGAATCGGCGGTCCGAGGGCTTCCTATTGAGCCCGGTCATCGGGTTCTTGAGGTTGGCGTAGGAACCGGAGAAGCGCTCCCTCTCTATCCCTCCTGTTGCGAAGTTCTTGGCATTGACCTCTCAGATGGCATGTTGGAACATGCCCGGCGTCGGGTTCAGGAACATCGCTTGAATCATGTGACCCTTAAGAGAATGGATGCCGGGAAAATGGATCTTCCGGATAATCACTATGATATTGTGATGGCGGCCTACGTCGTCACGGCAGTTCCCGATTATCGAAGTGTGGTGGACGAAATGATTCGGGTGTGTAAGCCCGGTGGCCGGATCATTATGCTGAATCACTTTAGCAATGGGAATAAAGTGATTGCGGCGGTAGAAAAATGGATTTCTCCTCTCTGTAAGCATATTGGATTCAGAACCGATCTCGCCTTACATACGGTCCTGGAAGGCACGTGTCTGATGGTGGTCAATAAAAAGAAAGTGAATCCGTTGCGGTTCTGGCATTTGGTGGAATGTGTGAATAAGAAGAATGGTCAACAGGCTTTATTCGCAAATGGTTTTGCATTGAATGGACATTCTTAG
- a CDS encoding ABC transporter ATP-binding protein, with the protein MNYLSRFIPFLRPYLIPMVGAGVLVMGVAACNLLLIRLGGTLWDLITVQRDLPKLTSMVWVFVGLVIGQGLLSMAHSYLTALASQHVMADFRTHVFSHLHRLSLNFFAKRRTGELISRLMNDVGVIQNLLTETPMDALKHLVTIIGGVGFLLVMNWRLCVLILIVLPLLAIVARMFGRRLKFLSMQIQDQTAHVTTLIEEVVSGIRVVKSFVQGKREDARFRSAVETLLTTTMKRTAVLAVFVPVITFCTFVMAIGVLWYGGKQVIEGQLSPGELFAFVLFAGILIGPFGSAARMFSQVKEVQGAMTRVFELLDMPLEIHDSPMAKALWPIHGKVEFDRVQFGYEGRSPVLDAVSFSIQAGECVALVGPTGAGKTTIVNLLHRFYDPTAGRVLIDGHDLKSIQVESLYRQLALVPQETLLFGGTIADNIRYGRADAPESDMIEASRRANAHEFIQLLPDGYETILGEKGINLSGGQRQRIAIARALLKDPRILILDEATSALDSQSESLVQSALTELMKGRTTLMIAHRFSSIQRAHRILVLHKGTIVEEGQHEELLANRGLYHHLYTLREVEGITETLEDSAQPLSQ; encoded by the coding sequence ATGAACTATCTGTCTCGGTTTATTCCCTTCCTCCGTCCGTATTTGATACCCATGGTCGGTGCGGGGGTCCTGGTGATGGGTGTGGCGGCGTGCAACCTGTTACTCATCCGGTTGGGTGGCACGCTGTGGGATCTTATTACGGTCCAACGCGATTTGCCGAAATTGACAAGCATGGTGTGGGTCTTTGTCGGGTTGGTGATCGGACAGGGCCTCTTATCCATGGCGCATAGTTATTTGACCGCGCTGGCTTCCCAGCATGTGATGGCGGATTTTCGTACCCACGTTTTTTCTCACCTCCATCGGTTGTCACTGAATTTCTTTGCCAAACGGCGAACAGGAGAGTTGATTTCCAGATTGATGAACGATGTCGGGGTGATTCAAAATTTATTAACTGAGACCCCGATGGATGCCCTGAAGCATCTCGTGACCATCATCGGGGGGGTGGGATTTTTGTTGGTGATGAATTGGCGGTTGTGTGTCCTGATTCTCATCGTTTTGCCATTGCTGGCCATCGTCGCCAGGATGTTTGGAAGGCGTTTGAAATTTTTATCCATGCAAATTCAGGATCAAACGGCCCACGTTACTACGCTGATTGAAGAAGTGGTGTCAGGCATTCGTGTGGTCAAATCGTTTGTTCAGGGTAAACGAGAGGACGCGCGGTTTCGTTCAGCCGTAGAGACTTTATTAACGACCACCATGAAACGGACAGCAGTGTTGGCCGTATTTGTTCCTGTCATCACCTTCTGTACCTTTGTCATGGCGATTGGTGTCTTATGGTATGGGGGCAAACAAGTCATTGAAGGCCAGCTTTCGCCCGGGGAATTATTTGCATTTGTTCTTTTTGCGGGGATTTTAATTGGCCCGTTTGGGTCAGCGGCCCGAATGTTCTCTCAGGTCAAGGAAGTGCAAGGAGCGATGACCAGGGTGTTTGAACTCTTGGATATGCCACTGGAAATCCATGATAGTCCGATGGCGAAGGCCTTATGGCCCATTCATGGGAAGGTGGAGTTCGATCGCGTGCAATTTGGCTATGAGGGCCGATCCCCCGTGTTGGATGCGGTATCATTTTCGATTCAGGCCGGGGAATGTGTGGCGTTAGTAGGACCAACCGGAGCCGGGAAAACAACTATTGTGAATTTACTGCATCGATTTTATGATCCAACTGCCGGTCGGGTCCTTATCGACGGGCATGATCTCAAATCGATTCAAGTGGAGAGTTTGTATCGACAGTTGGCGCTTGTGCCGCAGGAAACACTGCTTTTTGGCGGAACGATTGCAGACAATATACGGTATGGTCGAGCCGATGCCCCTGAATCTGACATGATTGAGGCCAGTCGCCGAGCCAATGCCCATGAATTTATTCAGTTGCTCCCTGATGGCTATGAGACTATTCTCGGTGAAAAAGGGATCAATTTGTCTGGAGGGCAGCGGCAGCGCATCGCCATTGCCAGGGCGTTGCTGAAAGACCCGAGAATTTTGATCCTGGATGAAGCGACCTCCGCATTGGATAGCCAGTCCGAATCGCTGGTCCAGTCGGCGTTAACGGAATTGATGAAGGGACGCACCACCCTCATGATCGCGCATCGGTTTTCTTCTATTCAGCGGGCGCATCGTATTCTGGTCCTGCATAAAGGCACAATTGTGGAAGAAGGACAGCACGAAGAACTGCTTGCCAATCGTGGACTTTATCATCACCTCTATACACTTAGAGAGGTCGAGGGAATAACGGAGACCTTGGAAGACTCAGCCCAACCGTTGTCTCAATAA
- a CDS encoding DUF6812 domain-containing protein — protein sequence MTQGKKTRIRVRSSLSSYVGDILIPPMRNRISDVLNDESVLFINLTDVLINDTEHSAFVALNKNQIESVIQLD from the coding sequence ATGACCCAGGGGAAAAAAACTCGTATTCGGGTCCGTTCCTCTCTGTCATCTTATGTGGGAGATATCTTGATCCCGCCTATGCGAAATCGAATTTCGGATGTGTTAAATGATGAGTCTGTCTTGTTTATTAACTTAACAGATGTGCTGATCAATGACACTGAACATTCGGCGTTTGTGGCTTTAAATAAAAATCAGATCGAATCGGTTATTCAACTCGATTAA
- a CDS encoding 30S ribosomal protein bS22, translated as MSSVVKKRRKKMRKHKHKKLLRRMKFAKRRN; from the coding sequence ATGTCGAGTGTTGTCAAAAAGCGTAGGAAGAAAATGCGTAAGCATAAACATAAAAAGCTCCTTCGCCGAATGAAATTTGCCAAACGTCGTAATTAA
- the nadB gene encoding L-aspartate oxidase has product MISTDFLILGAGVAGLRAAIELSRHGRVTMVAKGGPQDNNSFYAQGGVAVALSEEDDVVLHLADTLKAGHQLCSRPATKILVEEGPTRIHELIEWGAKFDTVDGKLAFTREGAHSRHRVLRAGGDATGSEMVRALSVKAQTLKNLTWMGNHVAVELCIQDGRCWGALILDELSGHLKVVCAPATILVTGGAGQVYARTTNPPNATGDGIAMAYRAGAMLEDMEFVQFHPTALYLPSSPPFLLSETLRGEGGILRNNRCERFMKNYHRSQELAPRDIVSRAIWTEMQRTKARHVYLDVTHLGATFLKERFPTIYSTCLRYDIDITEEWIPVSPSAHYFMGGVKTDLHGASTLPGLFAAGEVACSGVHGANRLASNSLLEGLVFGYRAAQTASTCWTTGSSPNFSDSPLLRKSAGRKMSTQDVEKIRNSLRRLMWSKVGLVRTGNSLKKAVDQIQQWSHKLSAAPWNRPGLETRNMVLVGQCIAESALWRANSVGAHFREDFPFYKGLAWKTHSHCQQEIPSKATEATRKNPRKTTRG; this is encoded by the coding sequence ATGATTTCCACGGATTTTCTGATTTTAGGCGCAGGGGTCGCGGGCCTTCGAGCCGCAATTGAATTGAGTCGACATGGACGAGTCACCATGGTCGCCAAAGGTGGCCCCCAAGACAATAATTCCTTTTACGCCCAAGGAGGCGTGGCGGTCGCGCTGAGTGAAGAAGATGACGTGGTGCTCCATTTGGCCGATACCCTGAAAGCCGGCCATCAACTCTGTTCGCGGCCAGCTACCAAAATACTCGTTGAAGAAGGCCCCACGCGCATTCATGAATTGATCGAATGGGGAGCAAAATTCGACACAGTGGATGGCAAACTGGCGTTCACCCGAGAGGGAGCCCATAGTCGCCACCGAGTGTTACGAGCCGGAGGGGATGCCACTGGAAGCGAAATGGTTCGTGCGCTCAGCGTTAAAGCCCAAACGCTGAAAAATCTGACCTGGATGGGCAATCATGTTGCGGTTGAGCTGTGTATCCAAGACGGACGATGCTGGGGAGCATTAATCCTGGATGAACTGAGTGGGCATCTTAAGGTCGTCTGTGCCCCAGCCACGATTTTGGTCACAGGAGGAGCCGGACAGGTCTATGCTCGAACCACCAATCCACCCAATGCGACCGGAGATGGCATCGCCATGGCTTATCGAGCCGGCGCCATGCTGGAGGATATGGAGTTCGTCCAATTTCATCCGACCGCCCTGTATCTCCCGTCGAGTCCTCCCTTTTTGCTATCCGAAACGTTGCGAGGAGAAGGAGGGATTTTGCGCAATAATCGCTGCGAACGCTTCATGAAAAACTATCATCGGAGCCAGGAACTCGCGCCACGAGACATTGTATCCCGGGCGATCTGGACGGAAATGCAACGAACCAAGGCTCGCCATGTCTATTTAGATGTGACGCATTTGGGAGCAACATTTTTGAAAGAACGGTTTCCTACCATTTACTCAACCTGCTTACGGTACGATATCGACATCACGGAGGAATGGATCCCTGTCTCCCCCAGCGCCCATTATTTTATGGGAGGAGTTAAAACCGATCTGCATGGGGCCTCTACCCTTCCAGGCCTGTTTGCGGCTGGAGAAGTGGCCTGCTCCGGCGTACACGGTGCGAATCGATTGGCGAGCAATTCTTTGCTGGAAGGTCTGGTCTTTGGCTACCGCGCAGCTCAAACCGCTTCAACATGTTGGACGACGGGCTCTTCCCCAAACTTTTCGGATTCCCCCCTTCTCCGAAAATCCGCCGGCCGGAAAATGTCCACTCAAGATGTGGAAAAAATTAGAAACTCCCTCCGGCGTTTGATGTGGTCTAAAGTCGGATTGGTGCGGACAGGAAACTCATTAAAAAAAGCGGTCGATCAGATTCAGCAATGGTCGCACAAGCTGTCGGCTGCTCCGTGGAACCGGCCGGGACTAGAAACACGGAATATGGTTCTGGTTGGGCAATGCATTGCCGAATCTGCACTTTGGAGAGCCAATAGTGTGGGCGCGCATTTTCGTGAAGACTTCCCGTTCTATAAAGGTTTAGCATGGAAAACCCATAGCCACTGTCAACAGGAAATTCCTTCCAAGGCCACTGAGGCTACCCGGAAGAACCCAAGAAAAACCACACGGGGTTGA
- a CDS encoding aminotransferase class IV has protein sequence MWIFLNGEFVTKEQARISVFDHGFLYGDGVYETLRVYQRRIFLLERHLARLRRSCELIGLVLPIQDNAWASIMTEMLIRNGLQDAGLRVTISRGEGELGIDPGLCSSPTIVVMAKPVVSYPAHMRSQGVRLQLVSVRRNPESAQSPQIKSLSFLNNILAKQEAVQAGAFDALMLNMDGHVTECTTSNIFFVSNHRLHTPSVACGILEGITREVVMVLARELGIEVEEGAYAAEDVLQSDECFMTNTGLEIMAVSRIGTNPIGQDRSGEITMALWRAFQENLERWLGPVVTSPQEL, from the coding sequence ATGTGGATATTTCTCAACGGGGAGTTTGTGACAAAAGAACAGGCTCGGATTTCGGTCTTTGACCATGGGTTTCTGTATGGGGATGGAGTCTATGAAACTCTTCGCGTCTACCAGCGACGAATTTTTTTACTAGAACGCCATCTGGCGCGACTTCGACGATCCTGTGAACTGATCGGCCTGGTCCTTCCAATCCAGGATAATGCGTGGGCGAGCATCATGACCGAAATGCTGATTCGGAATGGGCTTCAGGATGCCGGTCTGCGCGTGACGATTTCTCGAGGAGAAGGGGAACTCGGGATTGACCCCGGTCTCTGTTCCAGCCCAACAATCGTCGTGATGGCGAAGCCGGTGGTGTCCTATCCTGCTCACATGCGATCGCAGGGAGTCCGGTTGCAGCTTGTCTCCGTTCGACGGAATCCAGAGTCTGCCCAATCGCCGCAAATTAAGTCGCTGAGTTTTCTTAACAATATTCTGGCCAAGCAGGAAGCCGTGCAGGCCGGAGCGTTCGATGCTCTGATGTTGAATATGGATGGTCATGTGACGGAATGTACGACGAGCAATATCTTTTTTGTGTCCAACCACCGGTTGCATACTCCTTCGGTTGCTTGCGGGATCCTTGAGGGGATCACTCGGGAAGTGGTGATGGTCTTAGCCAGAGAGTTGGGTATTGAAGTGGAAGAAGGGGCGTATGCAGCCGAGGATGTGCTTCAATCGGATGAGTGCTTTATGACAAATACGGGTCTTGAAATTATGGCGGTCTCTCGAATTGGAACAAATCCTATTGGTCAAGACAGGAGTGGGGAAATCACGATGGCCTTATGGCGGGCTTTCCAAGAGAATTTAGAACGATGGTTGGGACCGGTTGTCACGAGCCCGCAAGAATTATGA
- a CDS encoding anthranilate synthase component I family protein, producing the protein MSSISKHAERGVPSSVHPNPYFPLIQHCFPAFDDPFDLFGRVTGYAPHSFFMEHDAVQEGVVHRYSYLGCDPYRVVRGKGHTYETVSIDKRETHIGDPFSLLQHTFVGQAVSSSPHLPPFQGGAVGCFSYDLVRRFEVLPERLRDDLHFPDLYFLFVEMFVVVDHHAPGAWLIFSPSPDRLATESWDHLYREGQARLSDLQAKVMIPENLPTKMHSTRSSLRIEGEQSSLEYMDRVRTCQQYIAAGDIYQANLSHRFRIEDVTYGFASQAEAGADLYRQLRKVNPSPHSAFLVLESDVIVCNSPERLVRLAEGHADMRPIAGTRPRGRESHDDRLLAEDLLSCPKERAEHLMLVDLARNDLGRVCDYGSVRVNEFMTVERYSHVMHMVSHISGRLRDPYHGFDLIRATFPGGTITGVPKVHCMELIEQLEPVRRGIYTGSIGFIGWNGNLDLNIAIRTLLLTEGHGLLHVGAGIVADSEPDREYQETLQKAEAFFQVLKGNC; encoded by the coding sequence TTGTCCTCCATTTCCAAGCATGCCGAACGAGGAGTTCCTTCCTCGGTTCATCCGAATCCGTATTTTCCGCTTATTCAGCATTGTTTCCCTGCTTTTGATGATCCCTTTGACCTCTTTGGCCGGGTGACCGGTTATGCTCCGCATTCATTTTTCATGGAGCATGATGCCGTTCAGGAAGGAGTGGTGCATCGTTATTCCTATTTGGGGTGCGATCCCTATCGCGTCGTGCGAGGGAAGGGACATACGTATGAAACTGTTTCGATAGATAAGAGGGAAACCCACATTGGGGATCCATTCTCGTTGTTGCAGCATACTTTTGTAGGTCAGGCCGTCAGTTCGTCGCCCCACCTCCCGCCTTTCCAGGGAGGAGCGGTCGGCTGTTTCAGCTACGACCTTGTTCGTAGGTTTGAGGTGTTACCGGAACGTCTACGGGATGATCTGCATTTTCCTGATCTGTATTTTCTGTTTGTCGAGATGTTTGTCGTAGTGGATCATCACGCGCCAGGGGCCTGGCTGATATTTTCCCCTTCGCCAGACCGCCTGGCGACCGAAAGCTGGGATCACTTGTATCGAGAAGGGCAGGCGCGCCTGTCTGATCTGCAAGCCAAGGTGATGATCCCTGAGAATCTCCCAACGAAGATGCACTCCACCAGGTCTTCACTTCGCATAGAGGGGGAGCAATCGTCTCTGGAGTATATGGATCGCGTGCGTACCTGCCAGCAGTATATTGCTGCGGGAGATATTTATCAGGCGAATCTCTCTCATCGATTTCGGATAGAGGACGTGACTTACGGGTTTGCAAGCCAAGCGGAAGCTGGAGCCGACTTATATCGGCAATTGCGCAAGGTTAATCCCTCTCCCCATTCGGCCTTTCTCGTGTTGGAGTCCGACGTCATTGTGTGTAATTCCCCGGAACGCTTAGTCCGCCTTGCAGAAGGCCATGCAGATATGCGTCCGATCGCGGGCACTAGGCCTCGTGGCAGAGAATCTCACGATGATCGACTCCTGGCGGAAGATCTGTTGTCGTGTCCCAAGGAACGGGCGGAGCATCTCATGTTGGTTGATTTGGCTCGAAATGACCTGGGGCGGGTGTGCGATTATGGTTCCGTTCGTGTCAATGAATTCATGACTGTAGAGCGCTATTCCCATGTCATGCATATGGTTTCCCATATTTCCGGCCGCCTGCGGGACCCTTACCATGGTTTCGACCTCATTCGAGCCACGTTTCCCGGAGGGACGATTACCGGGGTGCCGAAGGTCCACTGCATGGAACTGATCGAGCAGCTTGAGCCAGTTCGTCGGGGAATATACACCGGGTCGATAGGGTTTATTGGATGGAACGGGAATCTTGACTTGAATATTGCCATTCGCACGTTGTTGCTCACGGAAGGACACGGATTGCTTCATGTGGGAGCAGGGATCGTGGCTGATTCCGAACCGGACCGGGAGTATCAGGAAACGCTCCAAAAAGCCGAAGCCTTTTTTCAAGTTCTGAAAGGGAACTGCTGA
- a CDS encoding AtpZ/AtpI family protein, protein MGPLLLDMIRDFLLECDPFQRLALPIEKMAPSQDPMFAGLGQAMRVGTDLLAALIVGGFLGWLTDSYVLDTTPWGVAIGLVLGLIAGVRNAYRAAQRWKQ, encoded by the coding sequence ATGGGACCTTTGTTGCTTGACATGATTCGGGATTTTTTGCTTGAATGTGACCCCTTCCAACGACTCGCCTTGCCGATTGAAAAAATGGCACCTTCTCAGGATCCAATGTTTGCGGGGCTGGGACAGGCAATGCGAGTGGGGACGGACCTTCTTGCCGCCCTTATCGTCGGTGGATTCCTTGGTTGGTTAACTGATTCGTATGTGTTGGATACCACGCCCTGGGGTGTGGCGATAGGACTGGTACTGGGATTAATCGCTGGAGTTCGCAACGCCTACCGTGCAGCTCAGCGTTGGAAACAATGA
- a CDS encoding F0F1 ATP synthase subunit A, translated as MEDPLHPFELHNFLPLSIFGLDVSVNKAVLMMWVVVGLVTFILLKAGGARALVPSKLQSLAELLVDFIRGIIHDTMGASGMRYFPLISALFLFILFSNLIGLIPGSYTITSQIIVTGVFAVGVYLLSLIVGFQLHGAKFLGILVPPGTPGWLLPLMIPIELISQIARPISLAVRLFANMTAGHVILGVLFGLTIAGGLLIGWLPFSFTIALYGLEVGIAFIQAYIFTVLTCVYIGDAMHLH; from the coding sequence TTGGAAGATCCGTTACATCCCTTCGAGCTTCATAACTTTCTCCCGCTTTCCATTTTCGGCCTTGACGTTTCCGTCAATAAGGCTGTCTTGATGATGTGGGTCGTGGTGGGACTTGTGACTTTCATATTATTGAAAGCTGGTGGCGCCAGGGCACTCGTGCCTTCCAAGCTTCAAAGTCTTGCGGAGTTGCTGGTCGATTTCATTCGCGGGATTATCCACGACACGATGGGGGCCTCAGGGATGCGATATTTCCCGCTCATCAGCGCCCTCTTTTTGTTTATCTTATTTTCAAACCTGATCGGTCTTATACCTGGATCTTATACCATTACCAGCCAGATCATTGTGACGGGGGTATTTGCTGTCGGTGTCTATCTACTGAGTCTTATCGTCGGATTTCAACTGCATGGGGCAAAATTTCTGGGGATACTAGTTCCCCCTGGCACGCCAGGGTGGCTCCTTCCCTTAATGATCCCCATTGAATTAATTAGTCAAATAGCCAGACCAATCTCACTGGCCGTCCGATTATTCGCCAATATGACTGCAGGCCACGTGATTCTTGGGGTATTGTTCGGCCTCACCATTGCCGGCGGCCTCCTGATAGGATGGCTGCCTTTTTCCTTTACCATCGCACTCTATGGCTTAGAAGTCGGGATTGCCTTTATCCAGGCCTATATTTTTACCGTTTTAACCTGCGTCTATATCGGCGACGCGATGCATTTACACTAA
- the atpE gene encoding ATP synthase F0 subunit C, protein MDSAAAALLGMGLAAAGFAGAGIGIGYIFGKMIEAVARQPEAEARVGKYMWIGFALVEAIALYGLVIAFIIMGKG, encoded by the coding sequence ATGGATTCTGCAGCAGCAGCACTTTTGGGAATGGGCCTGGCAGCGGCGGGCTTTGCGGGTGCCGGTATCGGCATCGGGTATATTTTTGGAAAAATGATTGAGGCGGTTGCCCGTCAACCCGAGGCGGAAGCTCGAGTCGGCAAGTACATGTGGATCGGGTTTGCTCTGGTAGAAGCCATCGCACTCTACGGACTGGTCATCGCCTTTATCATCATGGGCAAAGGTTAA
- the atpF gene encoding F0F1 ATP synthase subunit B: MPQFDTHFFSSLIFWELLSFGILLWVLYKYALPPILETLETRERKIRESLDQAEQNRLAAERKLKEYDAKLQVAAKEVDTILAEAKQQAQRLLDENEQRLRAESQRIKEETSQDIERERRKAIQDIKTQSAELALMIAEKVIGRSLSDDDHRRYAEEALAAVAAQSKN; encoded by the coding sequence ATGCCACAATTTGACACACATTTCTTTTCGTCGCTGATATTTTGGGAACTCCTGTCATTTGGGATCCTCCTATGGGTGCTCTATAAGTACGCCCTCCCCCCGATCCTGGAAACACTGGAAACCCGGGAACGCAAGATCAGGGAAAGCCTCGACCAGGCCGAACAAAACCGGCTTGCAGCAGAACGAAAGCTCAAGGAATACGACGCCAAGCTGCAGGTGGCTGCCAAAGAAGTGGACACGATCCTGGCAGAGGCCAAGCAACAGGCTCAACGACTGCTTGATGAAAATGAGCAACGGCTTCGTGCCGAATCCCAGAGAATTAAAGAGGAAACGTCACAAGACATTGAGCGGGAGCGCCGAAAGGCCATTCAAGATATCAAAACCCAATCCGCTGAGCTGGCCCTCATGATTGCGGAAAAGGTAATCGGTCGAAGCTTATCGGACGATGATCATCGGCGATATGCCGAGGAAGCTCTCGCAGCCGTCGCTGCCCAATCAAAAAACTAA
- the larE gene encoding ATP-dependent sacrificial sulfur transferase LarE, which yields MLSLEPTLQGKYEALQELFHQMGSVVIAFSGGVDSTLVLKVGFDTLGAQTKAVTAISPTFPSLEVEEVKRLSAAIGTPLQLVETDQLQIDAFVKNDATRCFHCKTDLYRLLSTLRDAVGFQTIVDGTNVDDLGEDRPGINAARQLGVRSPLVEAGFGKADIRELAKGLGLANWNKPAAACLSSRITRGLPITKAYLSRVERAEAFLVAQGVTQVRVRLHGDLARIEIAPTQMSILTQEPGRSRLVEEFKKLGFQTVTLDLEGYRAGGGNISSTNH from the coding sequence ATGCTCAGTCTTGAACCAACTTTGCAGGGGAAGTATGAGGCCTTGCAAGAACTCTTTCACCAAATGGGATCGGTCGTCATCGCGTTTTCTGGAGGGGTCGACAGCACCCTCGTGTTAAAAGTGGGCTTTGACACACTTGGTGCGCAGACCAAAGCGGTCACGGCAATCTCGCCAACATTTCCATCACTGGAGGTGGAAGAGGTCAAGCGATTAAGCGCCGCGATCGGGACGCCCTTGCAATTGGTGGAAACGGATCAGTTGCAAATTGATGCCTTTGTCAAAAATGATGCAACCCGGTGCTTTCATTGCAAGACAGACTTATACCGGTTGCTATCCACCCTTCGGGATGCCGTGGGATTTCAGACAATCGTAGACGGGACTAATGTGGATGACTTGGGAGAAGATCGTCCCGGTATTAATGCGGCCCGACAACTCGGCGTACGGAGTCCTCTGGTTGAAGCGGGATTCGGTAAGGCGGATATTCGGGAATTGGCAAAAGGTTTGGGGTTGGCAAATTGGAATAAGCCTGCCGCAGCCTGCTTGTCTTCACGAATTACCCGTGGACTCCCAATTACCAAGGCCTATCTTTCACGGGTAGAGCGTGCCGAGGCCTTTTTGGTGGCTCAAGGAGTGACGCAAGTGCGGGTTCGTCTTCACGGCGATTTGGCGAGAATCGAGATTGCCCCAACCCAAATGTCGATTTTGACACAAGAACCGGGCAGATCCCGGTTAGTGGAGGAATTTAAAAAGCTGGGATTTCAAACGGTCACGCTGGACTTGGAAGGGTATCGGGCTGGAGGTGGGAATATTTCCTCAACGAACCATTGA
- the rlmN gene encoding 23S rRNA (adenine(2503)-C(2))-methyltransferase RlmN has translation MTKNTDHLNLLALTANELNAFIQQLGWPRYRANQILRWLYQHRAVDIESMTNLSKADRARLQEVATIHRMGGSPPTIASDGTAKFVWNLEDGLAVETILIPDGRRRTLCLSSQVGCTLDCGFCLTAEMGLKRSLRAQEIVGQVLNVQAYLPEGEHLSSLVFMGMGEPLVNFEPVAEAIQRLTNIEWGLGFSPRRITVSTAGWIPRFPDVRRLGVNLAISLNGTTNEQRSHLMPAVNGRYDLSELLDACREYNQFSERPLTFEYVLLAGVNDSPDDARRLVRLLQGIRCKVNLIPFNEFPGNPFRRPSSEVIDAFQGIVRSKGLDVFLRKSRGDDVLGACGQLGRSASEVLTQTTTNKKRSLPLYAQS, from the coding sequence ATGACCAAAAATACCGATCATCTTAACCTGCTTGCGCTCACCGCGAATGAACTGAATGCCTTCATTCAGCAACTCGGTTGGCCACGATATCGGGCCAACCAAATCCTCCGATGGCTCTACCAACATCGTGCAGTGGATATTGAGTCGATGACCAACTTGTCAAAAGCCGACCGGGCCAGGTTGCAGGAGGTGGCGACCATTCACCGCATGGGGGGTTCACCTCCAACGATTGCCAGCGATGGCACCGCAAAGTTTGTATGGAATTTAGAGGATGGCCTGGCTGTGGAAACGATATTGATCCCCGATGGTCGTCGACGGACTTTGTGTCTGTCATCTCAAGTCGGCTGTACGCTGGATTGTGGCTTTTGTTTAACGGCTGAAATGGGCCTGAAACGAAGTTTGCGCGCCCAGGAAATTGTCGGGCAGGTGTTGAATGTCCAAGCCTATCTGCCGGAAGGGGAGCATCTGTCTTCCCTGGTGTTCATGGGAATGGGAGAGCCATTGGTGAATTTTGAGCCGGTCGCCGAAGCGATTCAGCGTCTCACCAATATTGAGTGGGGTTTGGGTTTTTCTCCACGACGTATTACGGTGTCAACAGCCGGATGGATTCCGCGATTTCCAGATGTGCGGCGATTAGGCGTGAATCTGGCCATATCCTTAAATGGCACCACCAATGAGCAGCGGTCACATCTGATGCCTGCAGTGAATGGGCGCTATGATTTATCCGAATTACTCGATGCCTGCCGCGAGTATAATCAATTCAGCGAGCGCCCCCTGACGTTTGAGTATGTGTTATTAGCGGGGGTCAATGACTCACCGGATGATGCCAGGCGTTTGGTGCGCCTTTTACAGGGAATCCGGTGTAAGGTGAACTTGATTCCCTTTAATGAATTCCCGGGTAATCCGTTTCGGCGTCCGTCATCAGAAGTTATTGATGCCTTTCAAGGTATTGTCAGAAGCAAGGGTCTGGATGTGTTTCTCCGAAAAAGCCGGGGAGATGATGTGTTGGGAGCTTGTGGCCAATTGGGTCGATCAGCTTCCGAAGTCTTAACTCAGACGACGACGAACAAGAAAAGGAGTCTCCCTCTCTATGCTCAGTCTTGA